DNA sequence from the Glycine soja cultivar W05 chromosome 18, ASM419377v2, whole genome shotgun sequence genome:
TAGCAAGCAATTCACGAGGGAACAACGAAGGATCCACGTCCTCTTCAGCCCAACTGCGACACATAACAGAAAAGCACCATTTTTAAGACACAGCCTTTGCCACATCACAGAAGACAATATCTCAAAATGAAGCAACACAGcaccatttaaaattaataactagtaataaaaaattgaacttttttATTCAGGGAgttctttcttatttctttaCAAGTCTTCCACAGTGCAAGAGTCAAATACTAAGAAAGTAGCATACCCAGAGACACCATCGGCAACAGCAATAACTCCCCCATTATAGTTGCTCACAAAGAAAGCATCTTCCCCACCTGTGTTAACCTTTAGAAAGAAAAGACCGGGACTTAACCACTTAACAAACAGAACATGTGTCGTGTACCTGAGTATGCTTACAATGATGTTATTATTCATAAAGAACAAAGGATGTTGTTTCAGTTCAGTTGGATTGCAACTACCTTTTTTGGATGTGGAATGAGGCAAGTCCCAACACAAAATGATACCTCTGACCTACAACCTCAGCAACAGAAAGCAAGCCAAAAACCATGTTTAAGAAAggccaaaaaaaacaaaaagaatcagaAAATGAAGTGTAACTCACCGAATTACAGGGTTAAgttctgaagaagaagaagaagagaacacCACTCTCTTCCTCCTCTTAGCGGTTTCATAAATAGCAGATATGGAATGAATGAGTGGTTGAGATTGAGAATGAGAAATCATTGCAGCCCTCAACATGGGAATTGCCATTGTTTCCCGCTTCAACCTCAGCACTCCCTCTCCTTCACACACTGCCATCAAAATCGACGTTTatcatcattttcattttgcCAACAAAATCCAAGAgagatatataatttaatatccaTGAAGTTTTCAACAGGCACCGGTTGTCTAGTGGTAGAATAGTATTCTGTTATAGTATAGACCCGGGTTCAATTCCTACAAACacaaaatgtaaatatatttttaattctttaaagttcttttttatatttttattctcttatttatttttattatttaagattaattctttatttatttatttttagtctctaatcaaattttttaaaaactaaaactgctaataaaaaactaaaatttgataaataaaatcttagcTAACCATttagttttacaaaaaaaaaattattttttatttttaaaaactcttTCGAAATTTCAACATTTCTTTCCCCTCTTCGTTCAGTCTTCACTCTTGAACTCAccagtttcaagtttcaagtcgCAAAAATGAACAGTGGTGCCATTGATTTTGTCGAAGGTAAACAAAtctatttgtcattttttttcttttaattttttcaggaaaataaagtttattcattttttcttttgagaattgattttttttttcgtttcggTGTGCGTAGAAAACGGAAACGGGAGCGACTCGGACGCGAATTCTGATGATGCAACGGAGTACTACCAGCCGATTTCCGCCATTGACGACGACGGGAGCTCAGACGACGAGCACGGCAGAGAGCTCCGGCACGTTCCGAATGGTTTCGCGGTGCACGTCGTGACGAAGAATGAGATCTCGTCTCTGGATCTTAACGACATCGCAGAGAAGAGCAGCAGCGACGAAGAGgaggaacaagaagaagaagaagaagagaggagTAGAGAGGATTTCGAGAGAGcgctaaaagaagaagagaaccGACGAAATGCGCCGCTGACGACAGAGAACGCAACCAGAGTTATGGATGCGATGCGCAGAGTGTCCTTCGCCGGAGTGGTTCCCGATTGGGCTGCTCGAGATCCCGATGATCACTGGGTCAATCAGCTTCGCCGATTGAGACAATCGTCGAACACTTGAAGGAAAATTAGATACTCAATTAAGTGTCGTGTCCTTTTCGTTCCAGTTTTGAAATTGTTATTTTGGATGAAGATTTAGAATTTTGTGCtcgaaataaaattttatgtttgaaacTTGGGATCTTAGAAACAATTGTGTTGAAATTCAGTGTGTTTGGATATCAAGCATAATCGATTTTGGTTTCAAAAATCATGGTGAAGAGTTGAAAAGTTAGAAAGTGTTGTTTGGTTggcatcataaaaaaaaacgtaaTTCACTTTTCTAATTAGAAATATTTCAAACCTCGTCAAAATAATTTGGTTCAACGGAATTCATGTTTTTGGAATCCAATGATACAGTTACTTCTCCGTTTGTCGCTTTGAAACACATGAACCGATGTTTGAAGCTGTGCAAAATACGCCTTACAAATTCTACCTGCCATAACAATTGAATGGAAAGTGTTGTTTCTTCTAATTATTATTAAGCCTGTGTAAAGGCCAAAAGCTATATTTGGTACAAAGAAGCATAGACATAATTAACTCCGAGACACATTGAATATAAgattagaaaaactaaaaaattctaGTGCCAAGTACAATCACTTATCTAACTCGtgaattataatttaacattttaactTCAAAACTGGCATTCAAATATGACTGTAGCTGCTCCTTGCTTTCAAAGCTTCAAGTTCCACGCATCCTGATTTATAGCTAACACAACATTCTTCTCTCTtggaaaaaatgttataaatttaGTTTTGCTCATTCCAACCCGAAGAAGGAGCAAGGTCCCCACATTAAGCACCGATATTTTCAATATCAGCACCTTTGTCCATTCTTTTGACGATTCCAGCAATAACCTGAAAAATGAGTCCAGAAAAACAAATATCAGCATATTCATAGAGCTAGAGGACACGACTAACAATGCTAACTAGCAGTTCCACATTATAGTTAACAAACAAGAATCGGTTATCAAtacttaaagaaaagaaaagggcaaaatgaatcaaaattatCCACTAATTAGCTTATGcaattcaattattttagaAGATCCCTCGTTTAACTTCTCCAAAAACTGAAGtgtataagctaattttagcttGTAGGAAAACTTTTATTCACTTTACCTActcattttcttctataaaatacttattgattttttttcccaaaCCAAACctaaatttgtatatttattaCCTTTCCGGGTCCCAGTTCATAGCTTTTCTTCAGACCCTTGGTTAGAAGAGTCTTCACTGTTGTTTCCCATTGAACAGGTGAAGTAACCTGCCAAATGCATAACAGGTATAATTATTTCCCATTCATGTCTTCTTGTTAGATTGAAACAAGTATCAGTAGCATACCTGGCGTGCCAATATCTTCTTTATTGTGTTAGGATCTGTATGTGGCTGTGCATTCACATTGGAGATGACTGGTATTCTTGGGGTTCTGATTTCTGTTGTTGCCAATGCTGCTTCCAATCTTGACACAGCTGGTTCCATAAAACTAGTGTGGAAAGCACCAGCAACAGCTAGGCGCACCTGCCACAGAGAAGCAAAGGCATTATTTCTTTGAGGAAAGGTGGCATTGGAAAATAGAAAATTGGGCAAAGTAATACCGTCATTCGAGCCTTGAAAGACTTTGCCTTGGATTCTAGCACTTCAACTCCTTTTAATCCCCCAGAGACAGCATAGTTTCCCTATCAAAAGACAAACATTCCAAACAAGCTACTGGTTATATATAATCGAGAAACAGATTTTTGCTTAAGCTTATAAAAAGGTAGATTCACAAGAACCTTACTGGGCACAGGTAATTGGCAATCTGAACCTTCTCAGCTTCAGGAACTTCCTGATTGGCTGCATCACACAATTGTTGGACCTTCTCTGAGTCCAGTCCTATCACACTAACCATAGCACTTCTAGCAGCATCAGCGGCATCCTGGATAGAGAACATAAGTTATTTCCCAAGACATACAAATTAGAATCCAAACAAGTTGAAGTGAGACAAGAAACTAGACCAGCTAACAGATATTGCTTACCTGCATGGCCTCTCCCCTCAGTTTGACCAACTTGAGTCCATCTTCAAAGCTTAAAAGTCAAATTAAATACATGAGGTCAATGGCATGTCAATTAAGAGAAAGTTGAACCTCAAACAAAACCACTCAGAACAATTTAGTCACACAACTCATGTTAAAAAATTACAGAGGTTAGATAATTATTCATTACCATATATGCTGCAAGCAGACAGAGAATGGTTCTAAACTTCTTATTGGTGGATACTTTTCCCACAggctataaaaaataattaattgcaaTGTACTGATGAGATTTGAAGTAAACAGAAGATCTTAAAGTCAATTATTCACATTCATAAAACCCATGGTTGAGACTTGGGTCACTCACACACTATCCACTAGGTTTCCTTAATGCCACTGCCAACCTCAAATTAAAGGTTACTTAAGTAAACTATACGACACAGAAGTGTTGTGGCCAACAATGAAAGGGCAAATATGCCATAGTTACTTATTATGCTTTTACTAAGCAGATTTCTTGATATGTGgggaaaaatatgaaaagaaaatgaagaaatga
Encoded proteins:
- the LOC114396824 gene encoding uncharacterized protein LOC114396824, which encodes MSSSLALPSTPFFANGTRIFALKHSLPRSRVSMSVSAGSQASVHQALFADYKASTSFLFPGQGAQAVGMGKEAQNVPAAAVLFNKANDILGFDLLDICINGPKEKLDSTVISQPAIYVTSLAAIELLRAREGGQQIIDSVDVTCGLSLGEYTALAFAGAFSFEDGLKLVKLRGEAMQDAADAARSAMVSVIGLDSEKVQQLCDAANQEVPEAEKVQIANYLCPGNYAVSGGLKGVEVLESKAKSFKARMTVRLAVAGAFHTSFMEPAVSRLEAALATTEIRTPRIPVISNVNAQPHTDPNTIKKILARQVTSPVQWETTVKTLLTKGLKKSYELGPGKVIAGIVKRMDKGADIENIGA
- the LOC114396286 gene encoding bone sialoprotein 2-like, encoding MNSGAIDFVEENGNGSDSDANSDDATEYYQPISAIDDDGSSDDEHGRELRHVPNGFAVHVVTKNEISSLDLNDIAEKSSSDEEEEQEEEEEERSREDFERALKEEENRRNAPLTTENATRVMDAMRRVSFAGVVPDWAARDPDDHWVNQLRRLRQSSNT